The following are encoded in a window of Flavobacteriales bacterium genomic DNA:
- a CDS encoding SLC13/DASS family transporter, which translates to MKRLLFQLAGPILALLVFALMRHHGDQPAIMAGLVAWMALWWITEAVPIPITSILPLLLYPLLGIDTVANTASQYGKEIIFLFLGGFILALGIERTGLHRRIALHIVSRLGGSPSRLVLGIMVACALLSMWINSTATTLVMLPIALSLIDDDDAPLAVRRRMTVPLLLGVAYGATIGGMATPVGTPPNLVLLEQWRMLFPDRPAIGFGQWMLVGVPFAVVFLLLGWLVITRWAFVVGTEPLGDADTVRERLAALGRPTKDEMRAGIVFATVALLWMTGDKLAFGESFVFPGWREWTGLRAVTDAAIAVAGAVSLFLIRSSQPSSSSPSSSQSLMDWSFAEQRVPWGILLLIGGGFALAAGVDKAGLSIIIGEGMAGLGSLPMAVLIGAVVLVVCLMSELGSNTATASLVIPILAAMATRWGMDPQSILWPATLGASLGFMLPVASPMQTIVFSTGRVPIRQMVKGGLYMDLIGVVLLMLFFGW; encoded by the coding sequence ATGAAGCGCCTCCTCTTCCAACTCGCCGGTCCTATCCTGGCCCTGCTGGTGTTCGCCCTCATGCGGCACCACGGAGACCAACCCGCGATCATGGCGGGCCTGGTGGCCTGGATGGCCCTGTGGTGGATCACCGAGGCGGTACCGATCCCGATAACGTCCATCCTGCCGCTGCTGCTGTACCCCTTGCTCGGCATCGACACGGTGGCGAATACCGCATCCCAATACGGCAAGGAGATCATCTTCCTCTTCCTCGGCGGCTTCATCCTTGCGTTGGGGATCGAGCGTACAGGGCTGCACAGGCGCATCGCGCTGCACATCGTATCGCGGTTGGGTGGATCGCCCTCGCGGCTGGTGCTGGGCATCATGGTCGCCTGCGCGCTGCTGAGCATGTGGATCAACAGTACGGCCACCACGCTGGTGATGCTGCCCATCGCACTGAGCCTTATAGACGATGACGATGCCCCGTTGGCGGTGCGGCGACGCATGACGGTGCCCCTGCTGCTGGGCGTGGCCTACGGTGCCACCATCGGCGGCATGGCCACGCCGGTGGGCACCCCGCCCAACCTGGTGCTGCTGGAACAATGGCGCATGCTCTTCCCCGATCGCCCCGCCATCGGCTTCGGGCAATGGATGCTGGTGGGCGTACCCTTCGCGGTGGTCTTCCTGCTCCTGGGTTGGCTGGTGATCACGCGCTGGGCCTTCGTAGTGGGCACCGAGCCGCTCGGCGATGCCGATACGGTGCGTGAACGTCTCGCCGCGCTGGGCAGGCCCACCAAGGATGAAATGCGTGCTGGCATCGTCTTCGCCACCGTGGCCCTGCTGTGGATGACCGGCGACAAGCTGGCCTTCGGCGAATCCTTCGTGTTTCCCGGCTGGCGCGAATGGACGGGCCTGAGGGCGGTGACGGATGCGGCGATCGCTGTGGCTGGCGCCGTGAGCTTGTTCCTGATCCGTTCCTCCCAACCTTCATCATCCAGCCCTTCATCTTCCCAATCCTTGATGGACTGGTCCTTCGCCGAGCAGCGCGTCCCCTGGGGTATCCTGCTGCTCATCGGTGGCGGATTCGCGCTGGCGGCAGGGGTGGACAAGGCGGGTCTGAGCATCATCATTGGCGAAGGCATGGCCGGCCTGGGCTCGTTGCCCATGGCCGTGCTGATCGGTGCGGTGGTCCTGGTGGTTTGCCTGATGAGCGAGCTGGGCAGCAACACCGCCACGGCCAGCCTGGTGATCCCCATCCTGGCCGCCATGGCCACGCGCTGGGGCATGGACCCCCAGAGCATCCTGTGGCCCGCCACGCTGGGCGCCAGCCTGGGCTTCATGCTGCCGGTGGCCAGCCCCATGCAGACCATCGTCTTCAGCACGGGCCGCGTGCCCATCCGCCAGATGGTGAAGGGCGGCCTCTACATGGACCTGATCGGCGTGGTGCTGTTGATGCTTTTCTTCGGGTGGTGA
- a CDS encoding multidrug transporter yields the protein MHTGHRYTIQQVLNWTRRGLFVFLLIAALPTVAYELLGWHHLVLPWLPIALIGTAVAFLVGFKNNATYDRLWEARKIWGAIVNVSRTWAIQARDLPMCPKADEGELRAVQRRLVLRHMAWLTALRYQLRQPRGWESMHLARNREFSRFYTVPEYAGDLPERLAPYLDPDERDAVLSAANPATQLLAAQSADIRALHAKGWLSDYRHVQLARVLGQLYDEQGKCERIKNFPYPRQFATLNLYFVWIFIALLPFGMVKEFADLGAGYVWLTIPFSTLVAWVFHTMDAIGEASANPFEGGANDIPMAALSRTIEIDLLQMIGEPRVPEPLKPVNDILM from the coding sequence ATGCACACCGGTCACCGCTACACCATCCAGCAGGTCCTGAACTGGACCCGCCGCGGTCTCTTCGTCTTCCTGCTGATCGCCGCGCTTCCCACGGTGGCTTACGAGTTGCTCGGTTGGCATCATCTTGTGCTGCCTTGGCTGCCCATCGCGCTCATCGGCACGGCGGTGGCCTTCCTGGTGGGCTTCAAGAACAACGCCACTTACGATCGCCTGTGGGAGGCGCGCAAGATCTGGGGCGCCATCGTGAACGTGAGCCGCACCTGGGCCATCCAGGCGCGCGATCTGCCCATGTGCCCGAAAGCCGATGAGGGCGAACTGCGCGCGGTGCAGCGCCGCTTGGTGCTGCGGCACATGGCCTGGCTCACGGCGCTGCGCTACCAATTGCGGCAGCCGCGTGGCTGGGAAAGCATGCACCTGGCCCGCAACCGTGAGTTCTCCCGCTTCTATACCGTGCCCGAGTATGCCGGCGACCTGCCTGAACGTCTCGCTCCATACCTCGATCCCGATGAGCGTGATGCCGTGCTCTCCGCCGCGAATCCCGCCACCCAGCTGCTGGCCGCGCAGAGTGCGGACATCCGTGCCCTGCATGCGAAGGGCTGGCTGAGCGATTACCGCCATGTGCAACTGGCACGCGTGCTCGGTCAGCTCTACGATGAACAGGGCAAGTGCGAGCGCATCAAGAATTTCCCGTACCCGCGCCAGTTCGCCACACTCAATCTCTATTTCGTGTGGATCTTCATCGCCTTGCTGCCCTTCGGCATGGTGAAGGAATTCGCCGACCTGGGTGCCGGCTACGTGTGGCTCACGATCCCCTTCAGCACGCTGGTGGCTTGGGTGTTCCACACCATGGACGCCATCGGCGAAGCCTCGGCCAACCCCTTCGAAGGCGGTGCCAACGACATCCCCATGGCCGCGCTGAGCCGCACCATCGAGATCGATCTTTTGCAGATGATCGGAGAACCCCGGGTGCCCGAGCCGCTCAAGCCGGTGAACGACATCCTGATGTAG
- a CDS encoding tetratricopeptide repeat protein, with the protein MRTALLTAALLLGAPAWCQHRSSLDSLEVRVLTLLGPAPDSAEASIATLHTAAIAAADPDSAVRAGYLRAALLERRGRLPEAWRAILAVDALPVKSAAVRVQVKNMLGRIAYSNDEFETALKAYHDLLSYPITDSTRLAVTLNNLARVHERMKEPVKAAEALERSVLIYERLGDRFRLTGSLINLSVAQYGMERYDDCERNTRRSLALAQELGLQDEESIAWENLGNVQRETGDHIAALDSYLRALDLCERTRSLEGITSVHRNIGELQVVAGAPARAVPHLEKALALADSMGSRNYAMDAHLLLSRAMGDLSRNGEALLHLQAYNAIKDSVFSEEKRNALAGWNARLGLLEKERVILEQQVKAEQDRLAVEESRRVTRFAVIGAFALLLLLGLLLRDRLRARRLNEARVKTMEQERTIAVMGAVIEGEERERQRVAAELHDGIGVMLGSARLHLDRSDEDARTKAGELIADAGREVRRVSHALMPGTLAKLGLVEALQELADGINGAGRMRVEVHAHGLKERLPQNTEAALYRIAQEAVNNTLKHANATRCTIDLSMEDDGQRLQLVLEDDGHGLAQGNGTASGHGLLNIRTRAMMLGGSSDLRSAPGKGTSWTIDIPLSPST; encoded by the coding sequence ATGCGAACGGCCCTTCTGACAGCGGCCCTCCTGCTTGGTGCTCCGGCGTGGTGCCAGCATCGGTCATCATTGGATTCGCTGGAGGTGCGGGTGCTTACGCTGCTCGGCCCGGCGCCCGATTCCGCTGAAGCGTCCATCGCCACCCTGCACACAGCCGCCATCGCGGCCGCCGACCCGGACAGCGCCGTGCGCGCCGGCTACCTGCGCGCCGCCTTGTTGGAGCGCCGTGGCCGTTTGCCCGAGGCCTGGCGCGCCATCCTCGCTGTGGATGCCCTGCCGGTGAAGAGCGCGGCGGTGCGCGTGCAGGTGAAGAATATGCTGGGCCGCATCGCCTACAGCAACGACGAGTTCGAGACGGCACTGAAGGCCTACCACGATCTGTTGTCGTATCCGATCACGGATTCCACTCGATTGGCCGTCACACTGAACAACCTGGCGCGCGTGCACGAACGGATGAAGGAGCCGGTGAAGGCCGCCGAGGCCTTGGAGCGCAGCGTGCTCATCTACGAGCGCCTCGGCGATCGTTTCAGATTGACCGGTTCCCTCATCAACCTGAGTGTGGCCCAATACGGCATGGAGCGCTACGACGACTGTGAGCGGAACACGCGCCGCAGCCTGGCGCTGGCACAGGAGCTGGGGCTCCAGGACGAAGAGAGCATCGCGTGGGAGAACCTGGGCAACGTGCAACGAGAGACCGGTGATCACATAGCGGCGCTGGATAGTTACCTGCGCGCACTGGACCTGTGCGAACGCACGCGAAGCCTCGAAGGGATCACGAGTGTGCACCGCAACATCGGCGAGCTGCAAGTGGTGGCGGGAGCCCCGGCACGTGCGGTCCCGCACCTGGAGAAGGCCCTGGCGCTGGCCGACAGCATGGGCAGCCGCAACTACGCCATGGATGCGCACCTGCTGCTGTCACGCGCCATGGGAGACCTGTCACGCAACGGTGAGGCACTGCTGCATCTCCAAGCATACAACGCCATCAAGGACAGTGTCTTTTCCGAGGAGAAGCGCAACGCCCTGGCGGGTTGGAACGCACGACTTGGCCTGCTGGAGAAGGAGCGTGTGATCCTGGAACAGCAGGTGAAGGCGGAGCAGGACAGGCTCGCGGTGGAGGAGAGCCGGCGTGTGACACGCTTCGCGGTCATCGGTGCGTTCGCACTGCTCTTGCTCCTGGGTTTGTTGCTACGTGATCGCTTGCGTGCGAGGCGATTGAACGAGGCACGCGTGAAGACCATGGAGCAGGAGCGCACCATCGCGGTGATGGGTGCTGTGATCGAAGGTGAGGAGCGGGAGCGCCAGCGGGTGGCAGCCGAGCTGCACGATGGCATCGGTGTGATGCTGGGGTCCGCGCGACTGCACCTGGACCGCAGCGATGAGGATGCGCGCACAAAGGCCGGCGAACTGATCGCTGACGCGGGCCGTGAAGTGCGTCGCGTGAGCCACGCGCTCATGCCGGGCACGCTGGCGAAGCTGGGGCTGGTGGAGGCGTTGCAGGAACTGGCCGATGGCATCAACGGTGCGGGGCGCATGCGCGTGGAAGTGCATGCGCATGGGTTGAAGGAACGCCTGCCTCAGAACACTGAAGCAGCGCTCTACCGCATCGCGCAGGAGGCGGTGAACAATACCCTGAAGCATGCGAACGCCACACGTTGCACCATCGACCTGAGTATGGAGGACGATGGACAGCGGCTGCAACTCGTTTTGGAGGATGATGGGCATGGCCTCGCGCAAGGGAATGGGACCGCATCAGGCCATGGCCTCCTGAACATCCGGACACGCGCCATGATGCTCGGCGGCAGCAGCGACCTTCGCTCCGCACCGGGCAAGGGTACCTCCTGGACAATCGATATCCCCCTGAGCCCATCCACATGA
- a CDS encoding T9SS type A sorting domain-containing protein: MVRGPLCLAAVTIAAALPAQDLVRGEYFIDADPGFGNGTSLTFTPAPEVALQLSIDMVGLSPGPHVLGIRMKDGAGHWGLTNRRFFMLRSMATGGDIVRFEYFLDTDPGFGNGTQLPAGPAPEVVNVLAEVLTDGLPAGPHTLFVRSLSSTGAWSITNATIFNVLVGMAELEHWGMTAGPNPIRDVLVLRRSIATSVIELDLLDAQGRRLRSHQWIGDRIEIGTEDLAAGGYFLLLWVEGAAPVVVKLLKQ; encoded by the coding sequence ATGGTACGCGGACCTCTATGCCTGGCCGCCGTAACGATCGCCGCGGCCCTCCCGGCGCAGGACCTGGTGCGCGGGGAGTACTTCATCGATGCGGACCCCGGCTTCGGCAATGGCACCTCCCTCACGTTCACGCCAGCTCCCGAGGTGGCCTTGCAGTTGTCCATCGACATGGTTGGCCTGTCCCCGGGTCCGCACGTGCTCGGTATCCGCATGAAGGACGGGGCGGGCCACTGGGGACTCACCAACCGCAGGTTCTTCATGCTGCGCAGTATGGCCACTGGTGGGGACATTGTGCGTTTCGAGTACTTCCTGGATACCGATCCGGGCTTCGGCAACGGCACCCAGCTTCCTGCCGGACCAGCACCGGAGGTGGTCAATGTGCTGGCGGAGGTGCTCACCGATGGGCTCCCGGCGGGTCCGCACACGCTGTTCGTACGCTCCCTGTCCTCCACCGGCGCGTGGTCCATCACCAATGCCACCATCTTCAATGTGCTCGTCGGCATGGCCGAACTGGAGCACTGGGGGATGACCGCAGGACCAAATCCGATACGTGATGTGCTCGTGTTGCGGCGATCCATCGCCACATCCGTCATCGAACTGGACCTGTTGGATGCACAGGGAAGGCGGTTGCGCAGCCATCAATGGATCGGCGATCGGATCGAGATCGGGACCGAGGACCTCGCCGCGGGCGGTTATTTCCTCCTGCTGTGGGTGGAAGGTGCCGCCCCCGTGGTGGTAAAGCTGTTGAAGCAATAG
- a CDS encoding response regulator transcription factor: MIRLLIADDHQMMLDGIHALLELAADVKVVAMARNGAEALQAAREHTPDVVLLDINMPVMDGLAACEAIVKEFPLVKVIAMTMHGEGRLVQAMLRKGARGYLLKNCGGEELLNAIRTVHQGGTWISKEASDKLVEDLRTPQRKGITFVEELTTRELDVLRLIATERTTGEIGRELGISENTVESHRKQLLQKLGARNSAGLVRIAMERGLL; the protein is encoded by the coding sequence ATGATCCGCCTGCTCATCGCCGACGACCACCAGATGATGCTCGACGGCATCCACGCGCTGCTGGAGCTTGCCGCGGATGTGAAGGTGGTGGCCATGGCCCGCAACGGTGCCGAGGCCCTCCAGGCCGCACGTGAACACACCCCGGATGTCGTGCTGCTCGACATCAACATGCCGGTGATGGACGGACTCGCCGCGTGCGAGGCGATCGTGAAGGAATTCCCGTTGGTGAAGGTGATCGCCATGACCATGCACGGCGAAGGCCGCTTGGTGCAGGCCATGCTGCGCAAAGGCGCGCGGGGTTATCTGCTGAAGAACTGCGGCGGCGAGGAACTGCTGAACGCCATCCGCACGGTGCACCAGGGTGGCACCTGGATCTCCAAGGAGGCATCGGACAAGCTGGTGGAGGACCTGCGCACACCACAGCGGAAGGGCATCACGTTCGTGGAAGAGCTCACTACGCGCGAATTGGATGTGCTGCGGCTCATCGCCACGGAGCGCACCACCGGCGAGATCGGCCGGGAGCTCGGCATCAGTGAGAACACCGTGGAGAGCCACCGGAAGCAACTGCTCCAGAAGCTTGGTGCGCGCAACAGTGCCGGTCTGGTGCGTATCGCCATGGAGCGCGGGTTGCTGTGA